CCAAGGATGGAAGAAGCGTAGAACTTAGATTTGAGGACTAATGATTTTATGAGGGTGATGTCGTTATGTCTTTTGATGAGGAAGAAAGATTGACGGCAGAAAAGAGGGGAAATGGAAGAAAGTACAAAGTCAGCTATAATAAAATCAATTGTATTATGCCTTCTTGGTGCTATTTTTGTTGGAGGCATCTTTTTGGTGATTGTCAGAAATAAAAAGCCCAAGACCGGGGATGACTATGTGCTTACCGTTGTTGACGGAATTACAACGACGGATCTGGATAAGAAATATCCATCAGACGGAATACAGGTTGTTGAGCTGTACACCAAGATTTTGCAGGTTCTGTATAAAGAGACTTACACGGAGAAGCAGGAGGATGACATGCTTAAGGTTCTCAGGGGCCTTATGGATGAGGATTTTCTTGCGCAGAATGCGAATTTTGAAGGTGTGATGAAGCTTGATGTTAAGCAGAAGAGGGATGAGGATTATTCAATTCCTCTTTATACTGTTATTACCAGAGATCCGGTTATCAGGGAACTTGACGGCAAGAAGACTCAGATGATCGAGTGTAAGATATTGTTAAGGCATGGCACTGTAGGCAGCAACTATATTTACCAGTTCATTTTGAGAAAAGATGATGAAGGCAAATGGAAGATATTTGGCTGGGCAGTGAAACCAGAGGAAGAATAGAATGGAAATCAATAAAAATGTAGAAGAAGATGGCGTTATTTTCATGTCCATCAAGGATAAAGAAAACGCTATAGAAGATCAGAACAAAGATAAAAAGAATGATGAAGATGTAACAATTCTTGCTATAGAGAGTTCTTGTGATGAGACTGCAGCTGCTGTCGTAAGAAATGGAAGAGAGGTTTTGTCAAATATCATTTCTTCACAGATAGCTCTGCACACTATTTATGGCGGCGTAGTTCCGGAGATTGCATCAAGGAAACATGTTGAAAAGATGAATGGATGCATCAGGGCAGCTCTTTCGGAAGCAGGTAAGACTCTTGATGATATTGATGCTGTAGCAGTTACCTACGGGCCCGGGCTTGTTGGTGCTCTTTTGGTAGGAGTATCTGAGGCCAAGGCTATCTCTTTTGCTACAGGTAAGCCTCTTATCGGAGTGCATCACATTGAAGGCCATATCAGCGCTAACTTTATTGAGAACAAGGATCTTGAACCTCCGTTTGTGTGCCTTGTTGTTTCCGGCGGGCATTCACATCTTGTCGTTGTTAAAGATTATGGCGAATATGAGATCATCGGACAGACCAGAGATGATGCGGCAGGAGAAGCTTTTGACAAGGTCGCAAGGGCTATAGGCCTGGGATATCCAGGAGGCCCCAAGATTGATAAGGCTGCCAAAGAAGGAAATCCTGATGCATTTACTTTTCCACAGGCGCAGATCCCGGATGCGGAATACGATTTTTCTTTTAGCGGATTAAAATCATCAGTACTTAACTATATCAATCAGGCCAAAATGCAGGGACAGGAGCTTGACCAGAATGATGTTGCTGCTTCTTTTCAAAAAGCGGTAGTTGAAGTTCTTGTCGGACATGCGATCAAGGCCTGTAAGGAATATGGCTATGATAAGCTTGCTATTGCGGGAGGTGTTGCCTCTAATTCAGGCCTCCGTGAACTCATGGAAAAAGAGTGTGCGGCAAATAAAATCAAATTCTATAGGCCGTCACCTGTTCTTTGTACAGATAATGCGGCTATGATTGGTGCTGCAGCATATTATGAGTACAAAAAAGGTGTGAGATTCGGGCTTGATATGAATGCTGTTCCAAATCTTCCTCTTGGGGACAGGGAGAGGAAGTTCCACGGAAGAGGATAAAATGATTGCATGATGAATTAAGTGTATAACCTTCTAAGTGGGGCAATACAAGCATTTTTAGAAGTGCAATCCTGGAGGAATTATCATGAAAACCGTTGCTATTGTTCTTGCAGCCGGAAGCGGCAGCAGGATGAAGTCGGATGTTAAAAAGCAATATATGGAAATTGGTGGGAAACCGCTTATATACTACTCTTTAAAGGCTTTTGAGGAAAGTATTATTGATGACATTGTCCTTGTGGTTTCAAGGGGCGATGAAGAATATGTCCGAAATGAAATTGTGGATAAGTATCATTTCGATAAAGTTACAGCAATTGTTGAGGGTGGCTTGTACCGTTATCACAGTGTGAGAAGAGGGCTTATGGCAGCAGCTCCTGATTGTGACTATGCTTTCATTCACGATGGTGCAAGGCCGTTTGTTAATGATGAAATAATCATGAGAGCCTTGCGTGCAGTCAAGGAGCATGGAGCCTGTGTTGTTGGTATGCCGGTAAAAGATACGATCAAGATTTCTGACGATGAGGGCTTTGCCAGGGAGACTCCGGACAGGGCTCATACGTGGATGATCCAGACTCCACAGGTCTTTTCCTATAAGATGATACTGGAACTCTATCAAAAGCTTGACCGCGTGGAGGAAGATCTGATGGCCAAAGGCGTCAATATAACTGATGATGCGATGGTTGTCGAATACTTTACCGACAAGAAAGTCAAGCTTGTAGAGGGTTCATATACAAATATTAAGATTACAACACCGGAGGATATTCCTACTGCAGAAGCAATTCTGAGGAATAGATGATATGGGGGACATAAAGAGAAGAGTCTGCATGATCGTTCAGCAAAGAGATGTTAAGGGCGGAATTGCAGCAGTTACTAACGGATATTATAACAGCAGAATAGAGAAAGACTACGAAATGCGCTATGTTGAGTCATATTGTGATACTTCAAAGGTCAGAATGGTACTCAAAGCGCTTTTTGCTTATTGGGAATTTCGGAAAGTCCTTGATGAATTTAAGCCGGAGCTTGTGCATATTCATTCTTCTTTCGGAGGAAGCTTTTACAGGATGCAGCCGTTTATTTATATGGCGGGTAAAAGAGGTATTCCTGTCCTCGACCACTGTCATGGAGCTGACTTCGAAACTTTTTATGTCAATGCTTCTGATAAGAAAAAAGCTCGCATAAAGGAAGTTTTTGGGCGTTTTACGAAAGTTATTGTGCTTTCGGATGAATGGAGAGAAAGATTAAGTGCTTTTTTACCCAAAGAAAAAATGACTGTCATAAATAATTATTGTAAGCCTCAGCCTCAAAATGAGGTGGAGACTGCTTGTGATGGCAGATTTTTCGGGAAACAGGTGCTTTTTTTGGGAGAACTCGGACAGCGTAAAGGCGGATATGATTTTGCAGGAATAGTTGAGAATACTGTAAAAAAATGTCCTGATGTCAGGTTTGTCTTTGCGGGAAGCGGATCCAAAGAGGATGAGAACAGGATAAAAGAAATGCTGGAGCAAAAGGGACTATCAGAGAAATGTCTTTTCCCGGGGTGGGTTCGGGATGAAGCGAAAGACAGACTTTTGCAGGAATCTGCTGTGTTTATGCTTCCGTCCTATCAGGAGGGGCTGCCTATGGCTATCCTTGATGCTATGGCTTACGGCCTTCCTGTAGTTTCTACTTATGTGGGCGGAATTCCACAGCTCATAAATAACGGAGTAAATGGTTATCTGGCTCAGCCTGGAGACTGCGAGGCTATTGCTGATGGGATATGCTGTATTCTTGATAATGCGGATGTCTATAAGAAACTTTCGGAAGAGAGCTATAAAACTGCCAAAGATGAATTTGGATTTGAAGCTCATCTTGATAAGCTAGAAGCTGTGTATGATGAGATACTCGGAATAAGTGGGAAATAAGCTGCTTGTAAGTAATACATTTAAACACTGCAGAAGTATATTGTGTATTGTTGATGGAGTTGAAAAAAGCGGGGATAGGATATGCGTTCACCAGTATTGTATATTAAAAATATGTTAGGGATTGCTGCAAGGAAAATAAGATTTGGCAGCAGATTTAGTGCCGGAGCAATTCAGACATTTGATCATCTTCATACGGAAATATATGGGAATGGCTCTATCAAGATGGGCTCTTATAATCAGAATAGAGGAAATCTCTATCTTGTTGCGCAAAATGGAACCCTTGAGATCGGAAACCATTGCTTTTTTAATACAGGCTGCTGTCTGACTGCACTTGAGAGTATTAAGATAGGCGATAATTGTAAGTTTGGAAACAATCTTGTAGTTGTAGATCATGATCATAATTATAAAAAAATAGGTGATGCAGAGTTTATTTCAAGTAAAATCGTTATTGGAAACAATGTTTGGGTTGGAGCCAACGTGACTATTCTAAGAGGTACTACAATCGGCGACGATTGCGTTATTGGCGCGGGTTGCGTCATAAAAGGCAATATAGAACCTAAATCAAAAATCGTTCAAAAAAGATGAAAATATAATTTTTTTAAAAAATTTGAAAAACATGCTTGACATGTATGGTGGGCTTTGGTAGTATATATCTTGCGCTGCGGTGAGCGACACAGACACTCACACAGAGCGAATCTTATTTTAATAATAAGACACTCGGAGCGATATCGAAGCGGTCATAACGAGGCGGTCTTGAAAACCGTTTGGCGGCAACGCCACAAGGGTTCGAATCCCTTTCGCTCCGCTTAATTATGAACACGCTGCTATACAGCAATATAATAATTATTGTGGATCAACTATTTTGCAGAAGTACTCAAGTGGTTGAAGAGACACCCCTGGAAAGGGTGCAGGTCGTTAATAGCGGCGCGAGGGTTCAAATCCCTCCTTCTGCGTTGCCTTATGCAACTAGTAAGGCTCATAATTATAAGTACCTTGACAAATAAACAGTAATGCAACCCTGAAAAATTCCAAGAGAATTATTCAGAACAAAGAATTAGTAAATAACGGACAGAACAAAAGCCAAGCTTAGTTCTAGCCTGATCAAACTTTTAAACGTGAGAGTTCGATCCTGGCTCAGGATGAACGCTGGCGGCGTGCCTAACACATGCAAGTCGAACGGAGATATAACGCTGCAGAGACTTCGGTCAAAGCTTGTTGTATCTTAGTGGCGGACGGGTGAGTAACGCGTGGGCAACCTGCCTCATACTGGGGGATAACAGTTGGAAACGGCTGTTAATACCGCATAAGCGCACAGAGTCGCATGACTCAGTGTGAAAAACTCCGGTGGTATGAGATGGGCCCGCGTCAGATTAGCCAGTTGGCGGGGTAACGGCCCACCAAAGCAACGATCTGTAGCCGGACTGAGAGGTCGGACGGCCACATTGGGACTGAGACACGGCCCAAACTCCTACGGGAGGCAGCAGTGGGGGATATTGCACAATGGAGGAAACTCTGATGCAGCGACGCCGCGTGAGTGAAGAAGTATTTCGGTATGTAAAGCTCTATCAGCAGGGAAGAAAGGCTCGCAAGAGAGATGACGGTACCTGACTAAGAAGCCCCGGCTAACTACGTGCCAGCAGCCGCGGTAATACGTAGGGGGCAAGCGTTATCCGGATTTACTGGGTGTAAAGGGAGCGCAGACGGTCAAGCAAGTCTGAAGTGAAACCCCACGGCTCAACCGTGGGCTTGCTTTGGAAACTGTTTGACTAGAGTACTGGAGAGGTAAGCGGAATTCCTAGTGTAGCGGTGAAATGCGTAGATATTAGGAGGAACATCGGTGGCGAAGGCGGCTTACTGGACAGCAACTGACGTTGAGGCTCGAAGGCGTGGGGAGCAAACAGGATTAGATACCCTGGTAGTCCACGCGGTAAACGATGAATACTAGGTGTTGGGTGCCATAGGCATTCAGTGCCGTCGCTAACGCAGTAAGTATTCCACCTGGGGAGTACGTTCGCAAGAATGAAACTCAAAGGAATTGACGGGGACCCGCACAAGCGGTGGAGCATGTGGTTTAATTCGAAGCAACGCGAAGAACCTTACCAGATCTTGAGATCCAGATGAATAAGTGGTAATGCATTTAGTCCTTCGGGACATCTGAGACAGGTGGTGCATGGTTGTCGTCAGCTCGTGTCGTGAGATGTTGGGTTAAGTCCCGCAACGAGCGCAACCCTTGTCCATAGTAGCCAGCAGTAAGATGGGCACTCTATGGAGACTGCCAGGGATAACCTGGAGGAAGGTGGGGATGACGTCAAATCATCATGCCCCTTATGATCTGGGCCACACACGTGCTACAATGTCGTAACAAAGGGAAGCGAAGGAGCGATCCGGAGCAAATCTCAAAAATAACGACCCAGTTCGGACTGTAGGCTGCAACCCGCCTGCACGAAGCTGGAATCGCTAGTAATCGCAGATCAGCATGCTGCGGTGAATACGTTCCCGGGTCTTGTACACACCGCCCGTCACACCATGGGAGTCGGAAATGCCCGAAGCCGGTGACTTAACCGTAAGGAGAGAGCCGTCGAAGGCAGGTCGGATAACTGGGGTGAAGTCGTAACAAGGTAGCCGTAGGAGAACCTGCGGCTGGATCACCTCCTTTCTAAGGAAAAGAGAAGGAATGAAGTAGGGAGTTGTATTACTGTTTAGATGCCGAGGGCATCAAGAAATTTCCGGTGGCGATGCGCCCATGGGAAACACCCGTTCCCATCCCGAACACGACGGTTAAGACGTGGGCGGCCGAAAGTACTATACTGGCAACGGTATGGGAGGATAGGTGGCTGCCGGATCAATAAAAAAGCTTTAACAATGATCAGAGATCAGAAAGCTTTTGGTCTCTGATGACTGCTAAAGCGGTCAGAAGTTTGTACATTGAAAACCGAATACTGAGAAATATTTTAATCCAGATATAATCTACGATTAAAAGACATCGAAAATCCAAAACAAGAAAAAATAAATCATTCTTATGAGTAACGCTATACATCATAAGAAATGAGAACTAAGATTATCGAAAGATAATGGACAGTTCCTATAAGCTGACTGAAAATGGTTAAGCTGTATAGGGCGCAGGGCGGATGCCTTGGCACCAAGAGCCGATGAAAGACGTGATAAGCTGCGAAAAGCTGCGGTTAGATGCAAATAATCCTTGATCCGCAGATATCTGAATGGGGCAACCCGGCAGAGAAGACCTCTGTCATCCTTAACTGAATCCATAGGTTAAGGAAGGGAACCCGGTGAACTGAAACATCTAAGTAGCCGGAGGAAGAGAAAACAAAAGTGATTCCGTAAGTAGCGGCGAGCGAACGCGGAAGAGCCCAAACCAGGGAGCTTGCTTCCTGGGGTTAGGACTGTAAAATCGATGGAGACTGCTAGAAGAATGGCATGGAAAGGCCAGCCAGAGAGAGTGAAAGCCTCGTATCCGAAAGCGGTCAAAGCGAGACAGTATCCAGAGTAGGACGAGACACGTGAAACCTTGTCTGAACACGCGGGGACCACCCCGTAAGGCTAAATACTACTTGGTGACCGATAGTGAAACAGTACCGTGAGGGAAAGGTGAAAAGAACCCCGGGAGGGGAGTGAAAGAGAACCTGAAACCCTGTGCCTGCAAGCTGCGAAAGCCCCATACGAGGGTGATCGCGTACTTTTTGTAGAACGGTCCGGCGAGTTATGTGGAGAGGCGAGGTTAAGTACTTAAGGTAAATAGCCGAAGGGAGACCGAGTCTGAATAGGGCGATAAGTCACTTCACATAGACCCGAAACCGGGTGATCTATCCATGGACAGGATGAAGCGGCCGTAAAAGGCTGTGGAGGTCCGAACACACATCCGTTGAAAAGGGTGGTGATGAGCTGTGGATAGGGGAGAAATTCCAATCGAACTCGGAGATAGCTGGTTCTCCCCGAAATAGCTTTAGGGCTAGCCCTGTAGCATGCCTAATGGAGGTAGAGCACTGAATATCCGCGGGGGCTTCACCGCTTACCAAAGATTATCAAACTCCGAATGCCATATAGGCTGAGCGCAGGAGTCAGACTACACGAGATAAGTTGGGTAGTCAAAAGGGAAAGAGCCCAGATCTACGGCTAAGGTCCCAAAGTGCGTGTTAAGTGGAAAAGGATGTGGGATTTCATAGACAGCTAGGATGTTGGCTCAGAAGCAGCCACACATTCAAAGAGTGCGTAATAGCTCACTAGCCGAGAGGTCCTGCGCCGAAAATTACCGGGGCTGAAACACGACACCGAAGCCT
The sequence above is a segment of the Butyrivibrio proteoclasticus B316 genome. Coding sequences within it:
- the tsaD gene encoding tRNA (adenosine(37)-N6)-threonylcarbamoyltransferase complex transferase subunit TsaD, coding for MSIKDKENAIEDQNKDKKNDEDVTILAIESSCDETAAAVVRNGREVLSNIISSQIALHTIYGGVVPEIASRKHVEKMNGCIRAALSEAGKTLDDIDAVAVTYGPGLVGALLVGVSEAKAISFATGKPLIGVHHIEGHISANFIENKDLEPPFVCLVVSGGHSHLVVVKDYGEYEIIGQTRDDAAGEAFDKVARAIGLGYPGGPKIDKAAKEGNPDAFTFPQAQIPDAEYDFSFSGLKSSVLNYINQAKMQGQELDQNDVAASFQKAVVEVLVGHAIKACKEYGYDKLAIAGGVASNSGLRELMEKECAANKIKFYRPSPVLCTDNAAMIGAAAYYEYKKGVRFGLDMNAVPNLPLGDRERKFHGRG
- the ispD gene encoding 2-C-methyl-D-erythritol 4-phosphate cytidylyltransferase — translated: MKTVAIVLAAGSGSRMKSDVKKQYMEIGGKPLIYYSLKAFEESIIDDIVLVVSRGDEEYVRNEIVDKYHFDKVTAIVEGGLYRYHSVRRGLMAAAPDCDYAFIHDGARPFVNDEIIMRALRAVKEHGACVVGMPVKDTIKISDDEGFARETPDRAHTWMIQTPQVFSYKMILELYQKLDRVEEDLMAKGVNITDDAMVVEYFTDKKVKLVEGSYTNIKITTPEDIPTAEAILRNR
- a CDS encoding DUF6715 family protein, producing MEESTKSAIIKSIVLCLLGAIFVGGIFLVIVRNKKPKTGDDYVLTVVDGITTTDLDKKYPSDGIQVVELYTKILQVLYKETYTEKQEDDMLKVLRGLMDEDFLAQNANFEGVMKLDVKQKRDEDYSIPLYTVITRDPVIRELDGKKTQMIECKILLRHGTVGSNYIYQFILRKDDEGKWKIFGWAVKPEEE
- a CDS encoding acyltransferase, which encodes MLGIAARKIRFGSRFSAGAIQTFDHLHTEIYGNGSIKMGSYNQNRGNLYLVAQNGTLEIGNHCFFNTGCCLTALESIKIGDNCKFGNNLVVVDHDHNYKKIGDAEFISSKIVIGNNVWVGANVTILRGTTIGDDCVIGAGCVIKGNIEPKSKIVQKR
- a CDS encoding glycosyltransferase family 4 protein — its product is MGDIKRRVCMIVQQRDVKGGIAAVTNGYYNSRIEKDYEMRYVESYCDTSKVRMVLKALFAYWEFRKVLDEFKPELVHIHSSFGGSFYRMQPFIYMAGKRGIPVLDHCHGADFETFYVNASDKKKARIKEVFGRFTKVIVLSDEWRERLSAFLPKEKMTVINNYCKPQPQNEVETACDGRFFGKQVLFLGELGQRKGGYDFAGIVENTVKKCPDVRFVFAGSGSKEDENRIKEMLEQKGLSEKCLFPGWVRDEAKDRLLQESAVFMLPSYQEGLPMAILDAMAYGLPVVSTYVGGIPQLINNGVNGYLAQPGDCEAIADGICCILDNADVYKKLSEESYKTAKDEFGFEAHLDKLEAVYDEILGISGK